AATTGCCGCGAGGGCGAAATATTTTTCCGCCTTAGCCGGCAGTTTTATTAGCAGCACTATGCCACACAAGACCAACGCAATAGCATGCAGCATTTGATACAAAACCGCGGTGTTAAATACCTCAATGAAGTAAGGCGACAAGACTTTCTTTAGTCCGTGAGCGGCAAAAGCACCGAGCGCAACGCCAGTAGCGGCGAAAACCCCGCCCATGGCTAACAGGGTTTTACTTTGCACCATGGTAAACCTCATCAATGAACGCGGCTAACTGCTCGACGGCTCGTTCAATATTCTCCGCCTCGGTGTGCCCCGAAGCTTTACGTGGTTTGAAGCTGTGGTCGCCGTCAGGTAAAAACGACGTAGTGACCTGCTGCGAGAGCTCAAACTCGGTGAACTCCTCACGCTTGCCGAATGTATCTCGCTCGCCCTGGAGAATAAGGCAAGGTTTGGTCAACCGAGCTAAATGGTCGCCTTTGTAGTTTTCAGGCTTACCCGGCGGGTGGAAAGGGAAGCCCAAACACGCCACGCCCGCCACACTTGGGTGGTCGGCAAGCAAGCTCGCCATCCGTCCGCCCATTGACTTACCACCGATCACAATCGGACCGCGCTGAGCGAAGTGCTCAATCACCTCAGTGTAAGCTTCGAGTAGTTTCGGCGCGCGATCTGGTGGTCGCTTTTTGCCATCTTCGCTGCGTTTCACCATGTAAGGGAAATTAAAGCGCACGACTTGAATCCCCTTGTTCGCCAGCCCAGACGCGACCGCCTGCATAAACGCATGATCCATCCCCGCTCCGGCGCCATGCGCAAAGACAAATACCGGTTGATCAGGCTGACCATCAATTAAGTAATCACTCATCGAGTAACTCCTCTTGCTCACTTTGCGCTTTGGCTAACATCCAATCACGGAAAGTGGCAATACGCCCCATATCCGCTTGCTTTTCATGACACACCACGTAGAACGCATTTTTCGATAGCAACACTTCATCAAATGGCGCAATCAATCGCCCTGCTTCCAGCTCTGGCTGGGCAAGAACGTTATTACCTAATGCTACGCCTTGTCCGTGGGCGGCGGCTTGTAACACCATGGTGGAGTGGCTAAAAATAGGGCCGTGATTCACGTTGAGGCCGTCGATGCCATTTTGTTTGGCAAACTGCTTCCAATCTTTGCGCGAGGTGTCATGCAGCAAAGTGTGCTGCTTGAGGTCACTTAGAGTTTCTAATGGTTTGTTACCTAAAAGTAACGAGGGTGAACAAAGTGGAATTAAAAATTCTTGGTAGAGTTTATCGGCTCTTAGCCCTGGCCAGTTTCCGCGACCATAGTAAATAGCCACATCGACATCATCGGTCAACGAACCTTCATCCATATCAACGGCTTTAATTCGCACATCAATATCAGGCTCTTGCTGATTAAAGTCGGCCAAACGTGGCACTAACCACTGGATAGCAAAACTAGGCGGCAAACTGATGGTTAACGCGCCTTTTTCACTACGTTCTAGAACTTTGTCAGTGGCTTCTGCTAGTGAAGAGAAAATATCTTTGATATCGAGAAAGTAGCTTTGCCCCTCCTCGGTCAGTAATAAAGAACGATTTCGGCGCCTAAACAGCTTCAAACCGAGAAATTCTTCGAGTGCTTTGATCTGATGGCTAACAGCAGCTTGAGTGACAAATAACTCCTCAGCTGCACGAGTAAAGCTCAAATGACGCGCCGCGGCTTCGAACACTTTTAAAGAGTTCAACGGAGGCAATCTTCTGGACATAGTCGCCCTCTATACATTGGATTAGTTTTTTTTATCTGAAACATTATAAAATGTCCGTTGCTTGAGGACCAGAGAAATTCTATATTTCACCCCGCAAAGAGAAGTCAGAACGGCTTGATTCCGTTGGAATCAATTGACCACTCTTTGCGATGTTGTGTTTGCAAACTCGTATTTCGAGTTCGGTAGGTTTCTACCAGTTTTGTTTCATGAAGAAACGAAACATATACTTCCTGTATTTATTTTGACCTGTCTGTCAAATTTTTTAGCACCGCCTTAATAGGCGGTGTTTTTTTATGTTCCGCGTTCAGCAGAATCTAGTGCAATAAAAAAGCGCAAACCGAACCAACGATTTGCGCTTTATACCAAAGTGGATAAATTATCCTAAGTTAAGGGCGATAAACCTTAACATTATTAAAGCCTTGTTCTTGCAGATACAGCGCCTGCAGGCGGCTCATCACACCACGGTCACAATAGAGTAGATAAGTTTTTGACTGATCTAGGTCGCCGAACTGAGTCCCAAGCTTGAAGAAAGGAATGTGCTTCACTTCCACGCCTTCTATCTCAAGTGGGTTTTCATCTTCTTCTTCGGCACTGCGAATATCGAGGACCACCGCATGCTCTTCAACCGCTTGCACCTGTTCGACTTCAGGGGCAGCCTGTTCGGTCTCTTTGGCAATGTCACGAATATCCATTAAACGCGCATCGTAAACCACTTGCTCAAGAACGGAGAAATCGAACTTCTCTTCTTCTGCTTCAAGTTTGGCCTTCACCGCCTTCACGGTCGGCTTTTTCGAAATGACACCGCAGTACTCAGGCATGGTCTTAGCAAAGTCTTCGGTACCAATATCACGCGCTAAGTTAATGATGTCTTCTTTGTCCCAGTTAATCAGCGGACGCAGGATAAGTGTGTCAGTCACACCGTCAATGTGACGCAAATTGGTCAGCGTCTGGCTAGAGACCTGGCCTAATGCCTCACCCGTCACCAACGCTTGAATACCAAATTTCTCGGCAATCATACCCGCTGCGCGCATAAACATACGCTTGAGCACAACGCCCATTTGCCCATCATCGATCTTCTCTAAGATCTCAGCCACTACAGGTTCAAAGTCGACCGAAATGAAGCGAACTTTGGCTGACGAGCCGTACTTGTTCCATAAATAGTAAGACACCTGCTTAACTCCGATCTCATGAGCAGGGCCACCTAGGTTAAAGAAACAGTAATGCACTTTTGAGCCGCGTTTAATGTGCAGGTAGCTGGAAACGCCTGAGTCAAACCCGCCAGAAATAAGGCTAAGCACATCTTCTTGAGTTCCCAGAGGAAAACCACCAAGGCCTTTATGGCGAGCGATCACTAGGTTCAGCGTTTCGTTAACCACCTCTAGCGCGACGGTTTCATCTGGGTTGCGCAGTTTAACACGAGCACTCTCAATCGCTTGATTGATACCACCACCGACGTAACGCTCGAGCTCAATCGAGGTAAAGTCGTGCTTTCCGCGGCGCTTAGCGCGCACAACAAAGGTCTTACCCTCAAGACGAGCTCGGTTAAGCTCAAGAACTTGCTCAAAGATGTCGTGCAAGTCAGTGAACTGAGATTGCTGCACTTCCAGTACGTGGTGTATACCTGGAGTGTGCGTCAGCACCTCAAGCACGGCTTCGCGATATTGATCGGACTCAGAGGTGACCTCAATATGATCGCGACGGTTAAATACAGCGACAGACTCTGCACGACTCTTAATGATGTTGCGGATATTACATTCAAGAATCTTTGTGAAGCGCTTACGCACAGACTCACTTTTTACAAAAATTTCTGGATGGGGCTTGACGATAAATTTCATAATTCACTTCACAAGTTACAGTTTGGCAGATGTCACTACATTATTGAGCTTAGCAGCTTGCGCTGAAGTTAAGCTGCCTCTAAGGGCGCAAGATTATACATGAAGCAATGACCATAAAAAAGACGAGCGTTTAAGCTCGTCTTTTTTGTGGGTCGTTTTCACTGAGGTTAAGGCGATGGCAACACCGGCACTTCGTCGCTCAGTAGTGGCTCACCTTGCATAATGCTTATCTCGACTCGACGGTTACGCGAGCGCTGCGCTTCGGTGTCATTCGGGCCGAGTGGTTCGGTATCGGCCATACCACGTACACGAAGACGCTCATGATTAAAGCCGCGTACCTTCTCCATCTCTTGTGCCACCGAGACCGCACGTTGGGCGGATAGATCCCAATTGGAGCGATAGAGCTGTGAGTCTAGTCGTTGGTTATCCGTATGGCCCGATACACGCACGATGCCAGGAATGTCTTTAACCAAGTCTGCGATTTGACGAACCAAGGGACGGAACTTAGGTTGTAAGAATGCCGAGCCTTCTGGGAAAGCGCCTTTTTCGCGAATCCGAATGTCAATTTGCTGGCCAAGATTCTCGACCTCAACCGCACCTTGTTCGATCTCTCGCTCCAACGCCTTTTTAATACTCTCCATCACAGTTTCAAGCTCTTCAGACATTTGTGCGGCCTGTTGCTGCTGATTGTCGGATTCGGAGTTTTGGTTGTTTTGGGTTGACGTTTCTGGTGATTGACCGCCGGTCAACTTACCTTGGTCGCGCTGAGTCCCCCCAGCACGGTCTGATTCACCTTCATGAAACTCAAGCGTTTGCTGGGTGATATCTATGGTTTGCTGCATGATCACATCGATCGGAGTTGGCTCAGGGCGCCCAGGTCTGAACTCTTGGGCGATGATACTGGTCCCTTTGGGGATATCTTTGACTTCCAATCGATTTTGCACACCGAAGGCAAACTTCATCGAGCCGGCAATCTGCTTAAACTTAAGCACGTCCATCTCAGAAAACGACAGCAGCAACACGAAGAAACACATCAGTAGAGACATCAAGTCAGCAAACGTCCCCATCCACAAGGGCAGCCCTGGTGGTGGACATTTGCAATCGTTCTCTTCTTCCATCTCGCTTCCTTACTCGTTATCTACATCGAGGGCGCGTTTACCTTCATTGAGGTAGTTCTTCAGATAGCTGTCGATAACGCGAGGGTTCTGGCCATCTTGAATCGCCAGTACACCGTCCATAATCAGACGACGATTCAGTTTTTCTTGCTCACGGCGCAGCGATAGTTTGTCCGCAATCGGGAAAAACACCATGTTTGATAGAATGGCACCATATAAGGTGGTCAAAAGTGCTACCGCCATGGCCGGACCGATGGCTTTAGGATCGTCCATGTTAGAAAGCATGGCAACAAGACCCACTAGGGTACCTATCATCCCCATCGCTGGGGCTACGTCACCAAAGGCGCGAAAAACCGCACCACCAAACTCATGGCGCTCGTCGGTCAAGGCGATATCTTTTTGCAGCGCGGCACGTACTACGTCTGCGTCGTGACCGTCCACCAGCAAATCAATGCCTTTTTGCATAAAACTGTTGGAGATTTCCATCTCCTCTAGGGCGAGGAAACCGCCTTTACGCGCGGCATCCGCCATTTCAACCACTTTGGCGATTAAATCTTCCGGCTCATCAGACTTGAACATAAAGGCTTTGCCGGCGATTTTGGCGGCACCAAAAAATTGCCCCATTGTGAACTTCATCAGCACCACGAACGTCGAGCCGCCAACCACGATAAGTATCGACGTTACGTCGACAAACATCATGATGCTTCCGCCAAGTATCATCGCCATGATAACGAAAGCCATTCCGCCAATCAGTCCTAGCAGCGTCGCTAAATCCACAAAGCACTCCTCATGCTATCTATAAGCTTCTCTCAAATTATATCGGCAACATCTTCAGATCTTTAGTATTTTATTGATACCACATTCACATAAATATAGATGTTTGGCACAAGACACATTACTAGACTTTAGCGTTACCTGTTGGTTATGTCCTATTCCAGACCGCTTTATCTCGATTTTTCTGACAAATTTACTCGGTTAAATTTGACCATCATTATCCGCTAAGGTAACTTTCGTCCATCTTTATCTAGGTAGAACAGCTATGGCGAGCAAAAAACCAGAAAACATGACTTTTGAGGCGACCATCGAAGAACTCGATAAGATTGTCGAAAACCTCGAAAATGGTGATTTAGCGCTAGATGATGCACTGAAGAAATTTGAGCGAGGCATTTCACTCGCACGTGCTGGTCAAGCAAAGCTAAGTGATGCGGAACAGCGTGTCAGTATTCTGTTGCAAAATGATGATGACGCCCCTCTTAGCAGCTTTGACACTACGACGGATTAACGGATCGCACCTATGTCTGTTATGCATGAGGCACTGACCTCACTTCAACAACGAAACAACGCTCAGTTAGAGCTGTGGCTACAATCACTACCACACCAACATCTACCGCTGGTCGAGGCTATGCGTTATGGCTTGTTGTTGGGTGGGAAGCGCGCTCGCCCTTTTCTGGTCTATATCACTGGGCAAATGCTTGGCTGCACGCTGGATGATCTCGACACCCCCGCCTCTGCCGTAGAATGCATTCACGCCTACTCGTTAATCCATGACGACCTGCCCGCTATGGATGATGATGAGCTGCGCCGTGGTCAACCCACTTGTCATATTCAATTTGACGAAGCAACGGCGATCCTTACTGGGGATGCTTTGCAGACCCTCGCTTTTACGATTTTGGCGGAAGGACCATTGCACTCAAGCGCCGAAAACCAGCGTATAAGTATGGTGAAGGTACTGGCAGACGCATCGGGTGCCAACGGCATGTGTATGGGTCAGGCGCTCGACCTTGCTGCGGAAAATCGTCAGGTGACACTGGATGAGCTGAAGCTCATCCATCGCAATAAAACCGGTGCATTGATCAAAGCCGCAATTCGCCTCGGCGCGTTGGCCAGTGGTGAAAAAGGTGTCGAAGTGATGCCACACCTAGATAAGTACGCCGATGCCATCGGATTGGCATTCCAGGTTCAAGATGACATTCTGGATATCATCGGTGACACCGAAACTTTAGGTAAGCCACAAGGCTCTGACCAAGAATTAAACAAAAGCACCTACCCAAGTCTACTTGGTTTAGAGGGTGCGATTAACAAAGCTCACACTCTGTTAGATGAAGCGCTTCAAGCATTGCAAGCAATCCCATACAATACAGAGTTACTCGAAGAGTTCGCCCGATATGTCATCGAGCGCAAGAACTAACACTATAAGCGCGCAAAACTATGACTCTTGATATTTCAAAGTATCCAACACTGGCTCTAGCAGACACTCCGCAGGAGCTACGCAGCCTTCCAAAGGAAGTGCTGCCAAAACTGTGTGACGAATTACGCACCTATTTGCTCAACTCTGTTAGCCAGTCCAGCGGTCACCTAGCGTCAGGCTTAGGCACCGTTGAACTCACCGTTGCTCTGCATTACGTCTACAACACGCCGTTCGACCAACTTGTTTGGGATGTCGGTCATCAGGCTTACCCACACAAGATTCTGACTGGCCGTCGCGATCAGATGCCGACCATACGTCAAAAAGATGGTCTACACCCTTTTCCTTGGCGTGAAGAGAGTGAATACGACACCTTATCGGTTGGGCACTCATCGACCTCAATCAGCGCCGCACTAGGGATGGCAATTAGCGCAACTCAAGAAGCGAAGAATCGCAAAGTGGTCAGCGTGATTGGCGATGGCGCCATCACCGCCGGAATGGCGTTTGAAGCGATGAACCATGCTGGTGATGTTCACCCTGATATGCTGGTGATCCTCAACGATAATGAGATGTCGATTTCTGAGAATGTCGGCGCGCTTAATAACCATCTAGCCCAGTTGTTGTCTGGTAACTTCTACACTTCAATTCGCGAAGGTGGCAAGCGGGTCCTTTCTGGCGTGCCGCCGATCAAAGAGTTGGTTCGCCGCACCGAGGAGCACCTAAAGGGCATGGTTGTCCCTGGCACTCTGTTTGAAGAGTTAGGTTTCAACTACATCGGCCCGATTGACGGCCATGATGTCAATGAACTGGTCAAAACCCTGAAAAACATGCGTGAGCTTAAAGGGCCTCAGTTCTTGCACATCATGACCAAAAAAGGCAAAGGCTACGAGCCAGCGGAGAAAGACCCCATCGGTTACCATGGTGTGCCTAAGTTTGATCCAAGCCATAACTCATTGCCGAAGAGCAGCGGCGGTAAGCCAAGTTTTTCTAATATTTTTGGCGATTTCTTATGTGATATGGCCGCCCAGGATCCTAAGCTGATGGCGATCACGCCTGCCATGCGTGAAGGCTCTGGGATGGTGCGCTTTTCCAAAGAGTACCCGAACCAATATTTTGATGTTGCGATTGCTGAGCAACACGCCGTCACACTCGCGACGGGCATGGCGATTGCTGGCAACCATCCTATCGTTGCTATCTACTCAACCTTCCTGCAACGCGGCTACGACCAGTTGATTCACGATGTGGCCATTATGAACCTGCCAGTCATGTTTGCCATTGACCGAGCCGGTTTGGTTGGCGCCGATGGCCAGACGCACCAAGGCGCGTTTGACCTTAGCTTTATGCGCTGCATCCCGAACATGGTGATCATGGCGCCAAGCGACGAAAATGAGTGTCGTCAAATGCTCTACACTGGCCACAAACATGATGGCCCGTCTGCGGTGCGTTACCCTCGCGGTAGTGGTACTGGCATAGAGGTCAACAAAGACTTTACGGCTTTAGAAATAGGTAAAGGTCGCTTGGTTCGCCAAGGACAAAAAGTCGCGATTCTAAACTTTGGTACTTTTCTTTCTAGTGCGCTCGAAGCGGCAGAGCAATTAGATGCCACCGTTGCTGATATGCGCTTTGTTAAGCCCCTTGATGAGGCGCTGATTAAACAGCTCGCTGGCGAGCACGATGTGCTTGTCACCCTTGAAGAGAACGCGATTGCAGGCGGTGCTGGCGCTGGTGTCATTGAGTACTTAATGCAAGAAAAAATCTTAAAACCAGTGCTTAACTTGGGCTTACCTGATCGCTTTATACCTCAGGGGACTCAGCAAGAGCTACACCAAGAGCTAGGGCTTGATGCTGAAGGGATTGAACATGCTATCCGTCAGTATCTTGCTAAATAGAGTTTCGCTGTAAATCAATAAAGCCCTCGCAGGAGGGCTTTTTTGTGCGCCTAATCAGGCATCGTCCAGTTAAACTCAGCACACAAACGTTGCCATGTTTGATCCACGCCCGCTTTGATAACCACCTTGTCGCCACTGAACGGATGCACAAACTCAAGGCGAGAAGCGTGCAGTAGTAGTCGATGCGAGTCATAGACCTCGCGAAAAAGTTTGTTGTGCTTGCCATCACCATGAGAGGTATCGCCAACAATCGGGTGCCTCAAGTGCGCCATATGACGGCGAAGTTGGTGCTTACGTCCAGTGAGCGGTTTCAATTCCATCAAGCCGTAGCGAGTCGTGGCAAACTTACCGGTTGAGTGCGGCACTTCAACTTTAGCCAGCGGCGTATAGTCCGTCACCGCCTGTTGCGCTTCTTTTTCTTGGCTGGCATGTTTGTCAGCAATTTTGTCCAGTTCTACTTTGAGCGGATAGTCCAGCCGATCTGCCTGCTCGATCCACCCGCGTACAATCGCGTGATAGGTTTTCTCCATCTCATGATTGGCAAACATGGGCATCACTTGTGACGCTACCTCACTCGACAGGGCAAACATGAGCACGCCTGACGTCGGCCTATCCAAACGATGCAGCGGAAATACATGCTGGCCAATTTGATCGCGCAATGTTTGCATCACAAACTGAGTTTCATGTTTATCTAGCCAACTGCGGTGCACCAGCATGCCAGCAGGCTTGTTGACGGCGATAAAGTCATCATCTTGGTAAACGATCTCAAGCATGGCTGCACACCTCGTCAATTTGACGAATCGTTTCGACTATAGGCAGCAGCTCTGGTTGCTGCTTCCAACTCTCTTCAAAATAAGCGCACATAGCAAAGCCTGTGGGTAGTGGTTGCTGCTGCTCAATCAAGGCACGCATTCGAGCAACAAAAATCCACTGTAGCCATTCGCTTGGCGTCAGTGTATCTACGGCAAAAGGTTGTTGGCTGGCGAGTGCTTGTGCATCAGGTGGAGATAACTGCCAACACTGATGGATGCGCATCTGTTGTTCTAAAACGTCGATCAACTCGACTAATTGTTGCTGATTCGTCATTAATGTTTTATTGGACCTTGAAAATGGCCCTAAGAGTACCATTTATAGAGGAAAGAAAGTTAGGACAATTCTTCGATGGAAACCATTCATACCCTTACTCAGTTGCTGACCAACAGCCAATGCCAGTACCAAGTGTTTGATCTCGGACGACGGATTAAAACGATCGACGCTAAAACCTTCGCCGACGCGGAGCAAGGGCTACTACCCTACCCCTATCCTCTGCAGCGCAAAGCTCACATCGCGATTGCTTATTGGAATGAAAGCCAGCAACCATGGATTTGGTTTCTTAAGTTTGACCTAGATGAACGTGGCCTGCTCAAACAAGCCTCTATCGGTCACTTTCTAAAATATGTGATTGAAGCGATGGGAACGCGCATCAATCAAGAGATGACCGAGGACCAACAGCAGAAGCTGGCGAATAACCCATACACGTTCAAACCCGCAGAGGACAAGATGGCGGTGTTTCATAGTCAGGTTCGCGCCAAGCTAAATTTGCCATGCAGCCAATATTATGAACATGCCCAACACTATTTTTCTGGTGGCCTAGAGTGGGATAAATGGCATACGGTTGGCCTGCAAGGTGTCACGGATATTTGTGCCCGTCTGGGTCAGGAGCAAAATGGCGTCAATGTACGTAAAGCGCTTAAGTACCTACCTAATGAGCCCCTCTATGCACTGTTGGGCGCTCTGGAGCATACCGACTTGCCAACAAAACTGGCAGAGAAAGTGGCCGATTTGGCGCTGGAGCAAATTGACAGTGCCACCCCAGACCTGTTTTTGCTCTCGGCTTTAACGCGCGCTTTGGCTGGCGCAGAGCAGAGTGTCACCAAGCCAATCGTCGAACGGATATTGGCGAGCGCACGACTTAGCCACCAAGAGATTTTAATTGGTATCGCTGGTCGTTGTTGGCACTGGCTGAGTGACGCGAATACGGCAGAGCAGTTTTTATTGCGCTTAGCTCAAACCGGCAACCAAGCTCTCTTTAATCAACTGTTTGCTGACCTAGTGATGCTACCGGAGCTGCGCATGGTGCTGCTTCCTCTGTTGCACTCAAGTCCATCTCCAGAGCTCGCTCAGGCACTTGTTAGCCTACAACAAGCAACTAAGG
The sequence above is drawn from the Vibrio sinaloensis genome and encodes:
- a CDS encoding YqcC family protein → MTNQQQLVELIDVLEQQMRIHQCWQLSPPDAQALASQQPFAVDTLTPSEWLQWIFVARMRALIEQQQPLPTGFAMCAYFEESWKQQPELLPIVETIRQIDEVCSHA
- a CDS encoding transcriptional regulator GcvA, whose product is MSRRLPPLNSLKVFEAAARHLSFTRAAEELFVTQAAVSHQIKALEEFLGLKLFRRRNRSLLLTEEGQSYFLDIKDIFSSLAEATDKVLERSEKGALTISLPPSFAIQWLVPRLADFNQQEPDIDVRIKAVDMDEGSLTDDVDVAIYYGRGNWPGLRADKLYQEFLIPLCSPSLLLGNKPLETLSDLKQHTLLHDTSRKDWKQFAKQNGIDGLNVNHGPIFSHSTMVLQAAAHGQGVALGNNVLAQPELEAGRLIAPFDEVLLSKNAFYVVCHEKQADMGRIATFRDWMLAKAQSEQEELLDE
- the pomA gene encoding flagellar motor protein PomA, which translates into the protein MDLATLLGLIGGMAFVIMAMILGGSIMMFVDVTSILIVVGGSTFVVLMKFTMGQFFGAAKIAGKAFMFKSDEPEDLIAKVVEMADAARKGGFLALEEMEISNSFMQKGIDLLVDGHDADVVRAALQKDIALTDERHEFGGAVFRAFGDVAPAMGMIGTLVGLVAMLSNMDDPKAIGPAMAVALLTTLYGAILSNMVFFPIADKLSLRREQEKLNRRLIMDGVLAIQDGQNPRVIDSYLKNYLNEGKRALDVDNE
- the ispA gene encoding (2E,6E)-farnesyl diphosphate synthase; the protein is MHEALTSLQQRNNAQLELWLQSLPHQHLPLVEAMRYGLLLGGKRARPFLVYITGQMLGCTLDDLDTPASAVECIHAYSLIHDDLPAMDDDELRRGQPTCHIQFDEATAILTGDALQTLAFTILAEGPLHSSAENQRISMVKVLADASGANGMCMGQALDLAAENRQVTLDELKLIHRNKTGALIKAAIRLGALASGEKGVEVMPHLDKYADAIGLAFQVQDDILDIIGDTETLGKPQGSDQELNKSTYPSLLGLEGAINKAHTLLDEALQALQAIPYNTELLEEFARYVIERKN
- a CDS encoding DUF423 domain-containing protein — protein: MQSKTLLAMGGVFAATGVALGAFAAHGLKKVLSPYFIEVFNTAVLYQMLHAIALVLCGIVLLIKLPAKAEKYFALAAICFIIGILCFSGSLYALALTGIKWFGPITPLGGVSFMAGWGLFVYAALQVKEVKQ
- the xseB gene encoding exodeoxyribonuclease VII small subunit, with the translated sequence MASKKPENMTFEATIEELDKIVENLENGDLALDDALKKFERGISLARAGQAKLSDAEQRVSILLQNDDDAPLSSFDTTTD
- a CDS encoding flagellar motor protein MotB, translated to MEEENDCKCPPPGLPLWMGTFADLMSLLMCFFVLLLSFSEMDVLKFKQIAGSMKFAFGVQNRLEVKDIPKGTSIIAQEFRPGRPEPTPIDVIMQQTIDITQQTLEFHEGESDRAGGTQRDQGKLTGGQSPETSTQNNQNSESDNQQQQAAQMSEELETVMESIKKALEREIEQGAVEVENLGQQIDIRIREKGAFPEGSAFLQPKFRPLVRQIADLVKDIPGIVRVSGHTDNQRLDSQLYRSNWDLSAQRAVSVAQEMEKVRGFNHERLRVRGMADTEPLGPNDTEAQRSRNRRVEISIMQGEPLLSDEVPVLPSP
- a CDS encoding alpha/beta fold hydrolase yields the protein MSDYLIDGQPDQPVFVFAHGAGAGMDHAFMQAVASGLANKGIQVVRFNFPYMVKRSEDGKKRPPDRAPKLLEAYTEVIEHFAQRGPIVIGGKSMGGRMASLLADHPSVAGVACLGFPFHPPGKPENYKGDHLARLTKPCLILQGERDTFGKREEFTEFELSQQVTTSFLPDGDHSFKPRKASGHTEAENIERAVEQLAAFIDEVYHGAK
- the dxs gene encoding 1-deoxy-D-xylulose-5-phosphate synthase, with translation MTLDISKYPTLALADTPQELRSLPKEVLPKLCDELRTYLLNSVSQSSGHLASGLGTVELTVALHYVYNTPFDQLVWDVGHQAYPHKILTGRRDQMPTIRQKDGLHPFPWREESEYDTLSVGHSSTSISAALGMAISATQEAKNRKVVSVIGDGAITAGMAFEAMNHAGDVHPDMLVILNDNEMSISENVGALNNHLAQLLSGNFYTSIREGGKRVLSGVPPIKELVRRTEEHLKGMVVPGTLFEELGFNYIGPIDGHDVNELVKTLKNMRELKGPQFLHIMTKKGKGYEPAEKDPIGYHGVPKFDPSHNSLPKSSGGKPSFSNIFGDFLCDMAAQDPKLMAITPAMREGSGMVRFSKEYPNQYFDVAIAEQHAVTLATGMAIAGNHPIVAIYSTFLQRGYDQLIHDVAIMNLPVMFAIDRAGLVGADGQTHQGAFDLSFMRCIPNMVIMAPSDENECRQMLYTGHKHDGPSAVRYPRGSGTGIEVNKDFTALEIGKGRLVRQGQKVAILNFGTFLSSALEAAEQLDATVADMRFVKPLDEALIKQLAGEHDVLVTLEENAIAGGAGAGVIEYLMQEKILKPVLNLGLPDRFIPQGTQQELHQELGLDAEGIEHAIRQYLAK
- a CDS encoding DUF3549 family protein; translated protein: METIHTLTQLLTNSQCQYQVFDLGRRIKTIDAKTFADAEQGLLPYPYPLQRKAHIAIAYWNESQQPWIWFLKFDLDERGLLKQASIGHFLKYVIEAMGTRINQEMTEDQQQKLANNPYTFKPAEDKMAVFHSQVRAKLNLPCSQYYEHAQHYFSGGLEWDKWHTVGLQGVTDICARLGQEQNGVNVRKALKYLPNEPLYALLGALEHTDLPTKLAEKVADLALEQIDSATPDLFLLSALTRALAGAEQSVTKPIVERILASARLSHQEILIGIAGRCWHWLSDANTAEQFLLRLAQTGNQALFNQLFADLVMLPELRMVLLPLLHSSPSPELAQALVSLQQATKA
- the truC gene encoding tRNA pseudouridine(65) synthase TruC, producing the protein MLEIVYQDDDFIAVNKPAGMLVHRSWLDKHETQFVMQTLRDQIGQHVFPLHRLDRPTSGVLMFALSSEVASQVMPMFANHEMEKTYHAIVRGWIEQADRLDYPLKVELDKIADKHASQEKEAQQAVTDYTPLAKVEVPHSTGKFATTRYGLMELKPLTGRKHQLRRHMAHLRHPIVGDTSHGDGKHNKLFREVYDSHRLLLHASRLEFVHPFSGDKVVIKAGVDQTWQRLCAEFNWTMPD
- the thiI gene encoding tRNA uracil 4-sulfurtransferase ThiI, which encodes MKFIVKPHPEIFVKSESVRKRFTKILECNIRNIIKSRAESVAVFNRRDHIEVTSESDQYREAVLEVLTHTPGIHHVLEVQQSQFTDLHDIFEQVLELNRARLEGKTFVVRAKRRGKHDFTSIELERYVGGGINQAIESARVKLRNPDETVALEVVNETLNLVIARHKGLGGFPLGTQEDVLSLISGGFDSGVSSYLHIKRGSKVHYCFFNLGGPAHEIGVKQVSYYLWNKYGSSAKVRFISVDFEPVVAEILEKIDDGQMGVVLKRMFMRAAGMIAEKFGIQALVTGEALGQVSSQTLTNLRHIDGVTDTLILRPLINWDKEDIINLARDIGTEDFAKTMPEYCGVISKKPTVKAVKAKLEAEEEKFDFSVLEQVVYDARLMDIRDIAKETEQAAPEVEQVQAVEEHAVVLDIRSAEEEDENPLEIEGVEVKHIPFFKLGTQFGDLDQSKTYLLYCDRGVMSRLQALYLQEQGFNNVKVYRP